Proteins co-encoded in one Paracrocinitomix mangrovi genomic window:
- a CDS encoding XdhC family protein: protein MNIWENIKSEIDQGNRIVLMYVLDAMGSSPGRQGFKMIVSDSGKLVGSIGGGFMEHKLVELCKQDLLKREFDPFIKKQVHQTNIPKDRSGMICSGEQWIAFFSIDQKDTGWIQKIISKEQSTLVLTPQGIQLSEELIKSQFKSKIEDENHWIVKEDLHVKPALHIVGGGHVGFAVSKLAHEVGFSIKIYDDRERLNTIEQNGCAEFIQIDDYEQLGNIIHSNSDDYVVLVSFGYRTDKMALKSLLNHNFKYLGMMGSKEKVKKIMEELVTEGVSKEKLANVYSPIGIDIHSKTPIEIAISIMAQIISVKNKD, encoded by the coding sequence ATGAATATCTGGGAGAACATAAAATCTGAAATAGACCAAGGAAACAGAATTGTACTCATGTATGTTTTGGACGCCATGGGCAGCAGCCCTGGAAGACAAGGCTTTAAAATGATAGTGAGCGATTCGGGAAAACTTGTTGGCTCAATAGGTGGAGGATTTATGGAGCACAAATTAGTAGAACTTTGTAAACAAGATCTGCTGAAAAGAGAGTTCGATCCTTTTATTAAAAAACAGGTTCATCAAACCAATATTCCTAAAGATCGCTCAGGAATGATCTGTTCAGGTGAACAATGGATTGCTTTCTTCTCTATTGATCAAAAAGATACCGGATGGATTCAAAAAATAATAAGTAAAGAGCAATCTACATTGGTTCTGACACCTCAAGGAATTCAGCTAAGTGAGGAACTAATCAAATCACAATTTAAATCCAAAATTGAAGATGAAAATCATTGGATTGTCAAAGAGGATCTTCACGTAAAACCTGCTCTACATATTGTAGGTGGTGGACACGTTGGATTTGCTGTTTCTAAATTGGCACACGAAGTTGGATTTAGCATTAAAATCTATGATGACAGGGAAAGATTAAATACTATTGAACAGAATGGATGTGCTGAGTTTATCCAAATTGATGATTACGAACAATTGGGAAATATCATCCATTCTAACAGTGATGATTATGTCGTTTTGGTTTCTTTTGGTTATCGCACCGACAAAATGGCTTTAAAATCACTACTGAATCATAATTTCAAATACCTGGGAATGATGGGCAGTAAAGAAAAAGTCAAAAAAATAATGGAAGAATTAGTGACTGAAGGTGTGTCAAAAGAAAAGCTGGCTAATGTGTACTCGCCAATTGGTATTGACATTCACAGTAAAACACCCATTGAAATTGCCATCAGTATTATGGCACAAATTATCAGTGTAAAAAATAAAGATTAA
- the hxpB gene encoding hexitol phosphatase HxpB produces MKAVIFDMDGVLIDSEPLWKIAEIEGFGRVGLDLTHTDCEETVGLRIDEVVKMWHNKVGWEGRSLQEVEEDIVAVLIREIKAQGRALDGVYESLEAIQSKGLKIGLATSSANRILEVVLDKLEIAGFFHSVHSAENESHGKPHPAVFLSAAQKLDIHPTDCLVIEDSLNGVIAAKAARMKVVAVPEKSHQYDERLKLADLIIPSLNHLDLEGLQKFWND; encoded by the coding sequence ATGAAAGCAGTAATCTTTGATATGGATGGCGTTTTGATTGATTCTGAACCGCTTTGGAAAATTGCCGAAATAGAAGGTTTTGGGAGAGTTGGTTTAGATTTAACTCATACGGATTGTGAGGAAACAGTTGGCTTGCGCATTGATGAGGTAGTGAAAATGTGGCACAATAAAGTAGGGTGGGAAGGAAGATCTCTTCAAGAAGTAGAAGAAGATATTGTGGCAGTTTTAATTAGAGAAATAAAAGCGCAGGGTAGAGCGTTAGATGGAGTTTATGAATCTCTGGAAGCTATTCAATCTAAGGGACTGAAAATCGGCTTAGCAACTTCATCTGCTAATAGAATATTAGAAGTTGTATTGGATAAATTAGAAATAGCCGGCTTCTTTCATTCCGTTCATTCAGCAGAAAATGAGTCTCATGGTAAACCTCATCCGGCAGTATTTTTATCAGCCGCCCAAAAATTAGATATTCATCCAACTGATTGCCTGGTAATTGAAGATTCGTTGAATGGTGTTATTGCTGCTAAAGCTGCTCGAATGAAAGTAGTAGCAGTTCCTGAAAAATCGCATCAATATGATGAAAGATTAAAGTTGGCAGATTTAATAATACCTAGTTTGAATCACCTTGATTTGGAAGGTTTGCAAAAGTTCTGGAACGATTAA
- a CDS encoding LETM1-related biofilm-associated protein, whose translation MLNPSSAGWIKKYFSLIDEFEIHLEDYNLKLSPEEFIYGQLQPSGMIYGFQVRFIFLENENTDKWSGEEKFKVLLLESLLIADYAHFGSLSLENIEDSLNRFVDFYEESELEKAKKNWLNFKDLDVYGKLESIIEQRVGIKISLSNRLWTSYLHNSLLFQDIVLYFEYYQTGKPDDIQTKRRKQTLNILMVIAAAASADGIITEEETALYSIFLASSGLKDQDHILAKSYIENKLDLSHLVFEYQMSWLMSRYFLEVAILTVWSDRVVEPEEQKFLEELYQKLEVDEEEFDKSFIAVQTFVIDNADAVPFLRGSNDLDQLLSSAGDKWKKILSRNKDKLALELAQSKELVQLIAKSTTTDLSKEEKKKVKSQFKDLAKSIPAFTLFMLPGGSVIMPFVLKLIPDLVPSAFRSNQIDEEPKN comes from the coding sequence ATGCTAAATCCTAGTAGCGCAGGTTGGATTAAAAAGTACTTTTCCTTGATTGATGAATTTGAAATTCATCTGGAAGATTACAATCTAAAACTAAGTCCCGAAGAGTTTATATACGGACAACTTCAACCTAGCGGGATGATCTACGGTTTTCAAGTAAGGTTTATTTTTTTAGAAAATGAAAACACCGATAAATGGTCGGGAGAAGAGAAGTTCAAAGTGCTACTTCTGGAATCACTGTTAATAGCAGATTATGCTCATTTCGGATCACTCTCACTTGAAAACATTGAAGATTCTTTAAATAGATTTGTTGATTTTTATGAAGAATCTGAACTGGAAAAAGCTAAGAAAAACTGGCTCAATTTTAAAGATTTGGATGTTTACGGTAAGCTAGAATCCATCATTGAACAGAGGGTAGGAATTAAAATTAGTTTATCAAATAGACTTTGGACTTCATACCTACATAATAGTTTACTTTTTCAAGACATTGTGCTGTACTTTGAATATTATCAAACTGGAAAACCAGATGATATCCAAACAAAAAGGCGCAAACAAACTTTAAACATATTAATGGTCATTGCCGCAGCAGCTAGTGCTGATGGAATTATTACTGAAGAAGAAACGGCCTTGTATAGTATCTTTTTAGCCTCATCAGGACTAAAAGATCAGGACCATATTTTAGCCAAGAGTTATATTGAAAATAAATTAGATTTGTCCCATTTGGTGTTTGAATATCAGATGTCATGGTTAATGAGCAGATACTTTTTAGAAGTAGCCATTTTAACTGTTTGGAGTGATAGAGTTGTAGAACCTGAAGAGCAAAAATTTTTGGAAGAACTTTACCAAAAGTTAGAGGTTGATGAAGAGGAATTTGACAAATCATTTATCGCAGTTCAAACTTTTGTGATTGACAATGCAGATGCAGTTCCATTTTTAAGAGGTAGTAATGATTTAGATCAACTTCTTAGCAGTGCCGGAGATAAATGGAAAAAGATTTTATCCAGAAATAAAGATAAGTTGGCTCTTGAGTTAGCTCAAAGTAAAGAGTTAGTGCAATTAATTGCCAAGTCTACCACTACAGATTTATCAAAAGAAGAAAAGAAAAAAGTTAAAAGTCAATTCAAAGACCTGGCTAAATCAATACCTGCATTTACCCTTTTTATGTTGCCTGGCGGAAGTGTTATCATGCCCTTTGTTTTAAAACTAATTCCAGACCTGGTTCCATCCGCGTTTAGAAGCAATCAAATAGACGAAGAGCCCAAGAACTAA
- a CDS encoding CotH kinase family protein encodes MKKTASLLLVIFFFLIGEINISRSQYIFDPNYVHTFEINFYDSNWDYLLDSMATAQVGTGSGTGRILADVIINGIQYDSCGVRYKGNSSMDTASYKNPYNIDLNWAVAGQEHQGKDKFKLANCFSDPSMVREVLMYEISNQYMDCPRASFCKVFINGDYVGVYTNTESIDNEFLDQHYGDSDNAFFKCDPISFQIFGDNSNLSYYADSMAYDTLYDMKSLYGLGELQAFCNELNNNPGNIENVLDVDRALWFLAVSSAFVHNDGYTAFAHNYYIYKMTNGKWSIILWDVNMAFGGLPWNGATLATLDENDMINQDPFLHINSPNFRPLISKLLSNPMYKRMYVAHMKTILSENVSNDYYLQRAESWQQQIDTIVTYEPYPQYTYQQFQDNLYTSIGSWLGFRAGLESLMSGRLTYLNGLPEFQALQPTISNINAPSSPDPFSSVSITAEVTDANDVYLGYRYGEFESFNKVLMYDDGAHNDGASGDGIYGTSIWVNALEVDYFIYAENANAGKFSPVRAEYEFYTLTPKKGLVINEISALNVSIAQDLAGQYDDWIELYNNSDQAVLLDDYYFSDHPDTLQKWTIPFTNFYLNSGEYFIIWADNDLLQSGVHANFKLNSNGEGLYMSNSTGEIIDQLIYPQQQIDISYGRFPNGTGNFNYLIPTFGAENSQLAGQSESINKNEFIIYPNPVKDNLTISTNTDNPLDIEVYNLLGQIVMTSKTQGPTTTLNVESLKSGNYIIRIPGIGAQQLVKQ; translated from the coding sequence ATGAAAAAAACGGCAAGCTTACTCCTTGTTATCTTCTTTTTTCTCATTGGAGAGATTAATATTTCCAGATCGCAGTACATATTCGATCCTAACTACGTACATACATTTGAAATCAACTTTTACGATAGTAACTGGGATTATCTTTTAGATTCAATGGCCACTGCACAAGTTGGTACCGGTAGTGGAACAGGTAGAATTTTGGCTGATGTTATTATTAATGGAATTCAATACGATAGCTGCGGTGTGCGGTATAAAGGAAACAGTTCCATGGATACCGCAAGCTATAAAAACCCTTATAACATTGATTTAAACTGGGCAGTAGCAGGACAAGAGCATCAAGGAAAAGATAAGTTCAAACTAGCCAATTGTTTCTCAGATCCAAGTATGGTCAGAGAAGTATTGATGTATGAAATCAGTAATCAGTATATGGATTGTCCCCGTGCAAGTTTTTGCAAGGTTTTCATCAATGGAGATTATGTAGGCGTTTATACAAATACAGAATCCATAGACAACGAATTTTTAGATCAACACTACGGAGACAGTGACAATGCTTTTTTCAAATGTGATCCGATTTCATTTCAAATTTTTGGAGACAATTCTAATCTATCCTATTATGCTGATAGCATGGCTTATGACACATTGTATGACATGAAATCGCTTTACGGACTAGGAGAACTTCAAGCTTTTTGCAATGAATTAAATAACAATCCTGGAAATATTGAAAATGTCCTGGATGTTGACAGAGCCCTTTGGTTTTTAGCTGTGAGTTCTGCTTTTGTTCACAATGATGGATATACTGCATTTGCGCACAATTACTACATCTACAAAATGACCAATGGAAAATGGAGTATTATTTTGTGGGATGTAAATATGGCTTTTGGTGGATTACCTTGGAACGGAGCAACTTTAGCCACTCTTGATGAAAATGACATGATCAATCAAGATCCGTTTTTACATATTAATTCACCAAACTTCAGGCCTCTCATCAGCAAATTGCTGAGTAACCCAATGTATAAAAGAATGTATGTAGCTCACATGAAAACGATACTTTCAGAAAATGTGAGTAATGACTATTATTTACAGAGAGCTGAAAGTTGGCAACAACAAATAGACACCATTGTCACCTATGAACCCTATCCTCAATACACCTATCAGCAATTTCAAGATAACTTGTATACTAGCATTGGTTCCTGGCTTGGATTTAGAGCAGGATTGGAATCTTTAATGTCAGGTAGATTAACCTACTTGAATGGTTTACCTGAATTCCAGGCATTGCAACCCACTATTAGTAACATAAATGCTCCCAGCAGTCCGGATCCTTTCTCTTCTGTTTCAATTACAGCCGAAGTGACTGATGCCAATGACGTTTACTTAGGATATAGATATGGCGAATTTGAATCGTTTAACAAAGTACTTATGTATGATGATGGAGCTCACAATGATGGAGCTTCAGGAGATGGAATTTACGGGACTTCCATCTGGGTGAACGCGCTGGAGGTTGATTATTTTATTTATGCTGAAAACGCCAATGCCGGAAAGTTTTCTCCTGTGCGAGCAGAATATGAATTTTATACATTAACACCTAAAAAAGGACTGGTAATCAATGAAATATCCGCATTAAATGTTTCAATTGCACAAGATTTAGCGGGTCAATATGATGATTGGATTGAGTTGTACAACAATTCTGATCAAGCCGTATTACTAGATGATTACTATTTTTCTGATCATCCTGATACCCTTCAAAAATGGACCATTCCTTTTACAAATTTCTATTTAAATTCGGGTGAGTATTTTATAATTTGGGCAGATAATGATCTTTTACAATCAGGTGTTCACGCCAATTTTAAACTGAATAGTAATGGTGAGGGATTATACATGAGCAATTCAACCGGAGAGATCATTGATCAGTTAATTTATCCTCAACAACAAATTGACATCTCTTATGGTAGATTTCCAAATGGAACAGGAAACTTTAATTACCTAATTCCAACATTTGGAGCTGAAAATAGTCAATTAGCTGGGCAATCTGAATCAATCAATAAAAATGAATTTATCATTTATCCAAATCCGGTAAAAGACAATCTTACCATTTCAACTAATACTGATAATCCATTGGACATTGAAGTTTATAATTTGCTTGGGCAGATAGTGATGACTTCAAAAACTCAAGGACCAACTACTACTTTAAATGTAGAGAGTCTAAAAAGTGGCAATTACATTATACGTATCCCAGGCATTGGAGCTCAACAACTTGTAAAGCAATAG
- a CDS encoding YHYH protein, with the protein MKITSTIFLVGSLSISFAQDPQVDSWMLNTSGTLASYEYYPGMPPTTQTVNMTDSADILQVCYDNDYVYIRTNGLASYQMGPWEMNPNVPQAISSTYRFPRNPMEETGTKTPQPVVGALGVAKNGIKLYGAGDARSYNSGTGQNDGNGDGLWNGDAWASEGATMDASGSGHPDQNGNYHYHATPTALYAGPTNQHSPIIGWAFDGYPIYGPYGYSDSLDDQSTVVRMETSFQLRNITDRTILPDGQTSTPPGPAINATFPLGTYWEDYEFVQGLGHLDEYNGRYCVTPDYPGGTYAYFITMDGSGTPQFPYITGLEYYGQILNTNEIGGMAGNITIPASVTCVTTVSVEENELDFSVYPNPATDILKVDGIDGAKYTIIDQLGREISTGKVAGTIDISAFEGGSYMIRFEMNDLTSFRRFIKE; encoded by the coding sequence ATGAAAATTACCTCTACCATTTTTTTAGTGGGTAGCTTGAGCATTTCTTTTGCTCAAGATCCACAAGTAGATTCGTGGATGTTAAACACAAGTGGCACACTTGCATCTTACGAATATTATCCGGGAATGCCTCCCACCACTCAAACAGTAAATATGACAGATTCTGCAGATATACTGCAAGTTTGTTATGACAACGATTATGTATACATCCGCACAAATGGCTTGGCTAGTTATCAAATGGGACCATGGGAGATGAATCCAAACGTTCCGCAAGCCATTTCAAGTACCTATCGTTTTCCTAGAAATCCTATGGAAGAAACAGGAACCAAAACACCTCAGCCAGTTGTAGGCGCATTGGGTGTAGCCAAAAACGGCATCAAATTATATGGTGCAGGAGATGCAAGATCATACAATTCAGGAACTGGTCAAAATGACGGTAATGGAGATGGTTTATGGAATGGGGATGCCTGGGCTTCAGAAGGAGCTACTATGGATGCTTCAGGATCCGGACACCCTGATCAAAATGGAAATTACCACTATCATGCTACTCCAACAGCACTTTATGCCGGACCAACAAATCAACATTCACCAATAATTGGCTGGGCTTTTGACGGTTATCCAATTTACGGACCATACGGTTATTCAGATTCATTAGATGACCAAAGTACAGTTGTGAGAATGGAAACCAGTTTTCAATTGAGAAACATTACAGATCGTACGATTTTACCTGATGGACAAACTTCAACTCCTCCTGGTCCTGCAATTAATGCTACTTTTCCTTTAGGAACGTATTGGGAAGATTATGAATTTGTGCAAGGTTTGGGACATTTAGATGAATACAATGGTAGATATTGTGTTACACCTGATTATCCTGGAGGAACGTACGCTTATTTTATCACAATGGACGGTTCAGGAACACCACAATTTCCTTATATCACTGGATTGGAATATTACGGTCAAATCTTAAATACCAATGAAATTGGAGGAATGGCAGGTAATATTACTATTCCCGCATCAGTCACTTGCGTTACAACTGTTTCTGTTGAAGAAAACGAACTAGATTTTTCAGTTTATCCAAATCCTGCAACTGACATCTTAAAAGTAGATGGTATAGATGGAGCTAAATACACTATTATCGACCAACTAGGAAGAGAAATTTCTACAGGTAAGGTGGCTGGAACAATTGACATTTCTGCATTTGAAGGTGGATCATATATGATTCGTTTTGAAATGAATGATTTAACTTCGTTTAGAAGATTTATCAAAGAATAA
- a CDS encoding T9SS type A sorting domain-containing protein encodes MKFSLLILLILPVLFCTAQSGGLKGNFGSGGKLSINIDDLDELVGLFKDDSGNTYFYGNTSDYHGGVYPTDFFIGKLDEFGNLDNSFGTNGIFRSDFPGYSTSSINQAIWHNNEIYFIGQGINPSEPDTFLIFISNLSANGQIDNTFSNNGFFTDDFLGSYNTAGSIIIDSQNKLVFCGSTTDDQGTLIEYALIGRMDLDGNLDVTFGSTGVRVWDTFGGSLIDAYHLPPSYDRHGEGAYLSEIVEINNNYFVCGKYVATSFTQLHFFSVSKQGDINPDFISYGPQIFQIDPGYNHWVQDIAFNGEDIIMAIRTDGPYFEGHHLLQKVDTIGVIGDIIDIEKSGYSLRTNFLEMWNNKLFVGGYSLNNNNAGPGYHSDDFLAFCLNDQFDTLSEFQFNHNFNSGDELGARDIEMHNDYGVIAGFMNVNIDTNFTDLAFMAFNVESTLEIQNESQNSINIYPNPSSTYIQIENYQGYYEIHNFTGQKIKSGLCDSQIDIADIPNGCYLFKTANSIEKFVIQK; translated from the coding sequence ATGAAGTTTTCTCTCCTGATTTTGTTGATTTTACCAGTCTTGTTCTGCACTGCTCAAAGTGGAGGATTAAAAGGCAATTTCGGATCAGGAGGCAAATTATCAATAAACATTGATGACCTGGACGAATTGGTTGGATTATTCAAAGACGATTCAGGTAACACCTATTTTTATGGAAACACCTCCGATTACCACGGAGGTGTTTATCCAACCGACTTTTTTATAGGAAAATTGGATGAATTTGGAAACCTGGATAATTCGTTTGGAACAAACGGTATTTTCAGATCAGATTTTCCCGGATATTCAACTAGTTCTATTAACCAAGCAATTTGGCACAATAACGAGATCTATTTTATTGGTCAAGGCATTAACCCGAGTGAACCGGATACCTTTCTCATATTTATTTCAAACCTGTCAGCCAATGGTCAGATAGACAATACATTTTCAAATAATGGCTTTTTTACAGATGACTTTTTAGGCAGTTATAATACCGCTGGAAGCATCATTATTGATAGTCAAAACAAACTGGTATTTTGTGGTTCTACAACTGATGATCAAGGAACTTTAATTGAATATGCTCTTATTGGAAGAATGGATTTGGACGGCAATTTGGATGTTACATTTGGAAGTACAGGTGTACGTGTGTGGGATACTTTTGGAGGTTCATTAATTGACGCTTATCATCTTCCACCTTCATATGACCGACATGGTGAAGGAGCCTATTTATCTGAAATAGTTGAAATCAACAATAACTATTTTGTTTGCGGAAAATATGTTGCTACCTCGTTTACGCAACTTCATTTTTTTAGTGTTTCAAAACAAGGAGATATTAATCCGGATTTTATCAGCTATGGTCCACAAATTTTCCAAATAGACCCAGGATATAACCATTGGGTGCAGGACATTGCTTTTAATGGAGAAGATATCATAATGGCAATTAGAACTGATGGACCTTATTTTGAGGGTCATCACTTACTTCAAAAAGTTGACACTATAGGAGTGATAGGCGATATTATAGACATAGAGAAAAGTGGATATTCATTGCGAACAAATTTTTTGGAAATGTGGAACAATAAGCTATTTGTTGGGGGATATAGTTTAAATAACAACAATGCCGGTCCGGGATATCATTCAGACGATTTTTTAGCATTTTGTTTAAACGATCAATTTGATACCCTAAGTGAATTTCAATTCAATCACAATTTCAATTCAGGAGATGAATTAGGAGCCCGAGACATTGAAATGCACAACGATTATGGTGTTATAGCAGGATTTATGAATGTTAACATTGACACCAACTTTACTGATTTGGCATTTATGGCATTCAATGTTGAATCAACTTTAGAAATACAAAATGAATCACAAAATTCAATCAATATTTATCCGAACCCTTCATCCACATATATTCAAATAGAAAACTACCAGGGATATTATGAAATCCACAATTTTACCGGGCAAAAAATAAAAAGTGGATTGTGCGATTCTCAAATAGATATAGCTGATATTCCAAATGGCTGTTACCTATTTAAAACGGCCAATTCAATTGAAAAATTTGTCATTCAAAAGTAA
- a CDS encoding PorP/SprF family type IX secretion system membrane protein has protein sequence MKKLIILLLLFNSAIYAQDFSFSQWQKSAQFVNPAYNFRNQNRIYYGLKFQQPSLSNSITTQVLSYHTRIRQIGGFIGGFLMHDAYLNNASSISQIGIDYNYVLLLSRKFSITFGVSPQLQYRRFNPNKFAFQDQIFPRDGVINDFNEPNQAFGFDSDIGIVFRYSEIYLGFNTRHLLQSNLYRPTLYSLQIGNTFLRKFENHLLDVGLLAMSQDNFNYLVFNISYQFKFIYGGINYQIRNNFGFHLGTRFKGFDISYQYDMMQSLLTNASGTNHELSLSWYYKSKRNCSGCTRISMPDF, from the coding sequence ATGAAAAAGTTAATCATTCTTCTGCTGTTATTTAATTCGGCGATATACGCACAGGATTTTAGTTTTTCGCAATGGCAAAAAAGTGCCCAATTTGTTAATCCGGCTTATAACTTTAGAAATCAAAATAGGATTTACTATGGTTTGAAATTTCAACAACCATCTCTAAGTAACAGCATCACCACTCAAGTATTGTCTTATCATACACGCATTAGACAAATAGGTGGATTCATTGGCGGTTTTTTAATGCATGATGCATATCTCAACAATGCCTCAAGTATTTCACAAATTGGAATAGATTACAATTACGTTCTTCTGTTAAGTCGCAAATTCAGCATCACTTTTGGGGTAAGTCCTCAACTTCAATACCGCAGATTCAATCCAAATAAATTTGCCTTTCAAGATCAAATTTTCCCAAGAGACGGAGTGATTAATGACTTCAATGAACCCAATCAAGCTTTTGGATTTGATTCAGATATCGGAATTGTTTTCAGATACAGTGAAATCTACCTTGGATTTAATACAAGACACTTATTGCAATCAAATCTTTATAGACCTACACTTTATAGCCTTCAAATTGGAAATACATTTCTAAGAAAATTTGAAAATCACTTACTTGACGTGGGTCTTTTAGCTATGTCACAAGATAACTTTAACTATCTGGTATTTAATATCAGTTATCAATTCAAATTCATTTATGGTGGTATAAATTATCAAATCAGAAACAACTTTGGATTCCACTTAGGTACGAGATTCAAAGGATTTGATATTAGTTATCAATATGACATGATGCAAAGCCTTTTAACCAATGCTTCAGGCACAAACCATGAATTATCATTATCGTGGTACTACAAATCAAAAAGAAATTGTTCTGGCTGTACAAGGATCAGCATGCCTGACTTTTAA